Below is a genomic region from Jiangella gansuensis DSM 44835.
CCGCGAGGGCGACGACGGCTGGATCCTGGTCGAGCACAACGCCGGGACGCTGCCGACCCCCGTGGTGATCGAAGAGGGCTGAAACCGGGCTGAGCTGCAGGTCCGGGGCCGATTATGAGCTTCCGGGTCCGGTCGGCTAAGCTAGCGGAGCCGTCGAGCACGGGGCTGTGGCGCAGCTGGTAGCGCACCTCCATGGCATGGAGGGGGTCAGGGGTTCGAGTCCCCTCAGCTCCACTGAAACACCAGGTCAGAGGCCATGACCGGAATCCTTTTCATAGGAGGGCGGAGTGGCAACTCGACACAAGTTCGACACTTCATGCTCGTTGCCAGGGTTCTTCGGGCCGTCTGGGCCGGGCTTGGCAGGTCTCGCGCACGTGGCTGTCATGGACCTCGAAATGGGTGCCGAGACTGACGGCGAAGCCGAGGCGGTAGGTGCGCCGCGTGATCCCCTTGGGCCGGTGGTGTCGCTGGCTGAGCTGGCCGATCGGCTGGGTGTCACTATCCCGCCCAGGATGAGAACGATGATCGCGCCGACCCCGGGGGTGGCGAAGGTGATCGCGGTCAGGCCGAGTGCGAGCGCGGCGATTCGATCGCCCATCTGCTCCATCGTCGTTCCGGTGGGCTCGACGATCCCGATGCAGAGCTGGTCGACGATTTCCAGCAATGTTGCCGTCGATGTCACGACGAGGAACGACCCGAGCACCGATTTGGCCAACCCCGGGACCGGGTGCTGCAGGGCGTCGGCGTCACGACGGATGAGCCCGGTGCCGAGTTGGAGGAAGGAGAACACCAGCATCACGACGATCGCGATCCCGAACACGATGTTGTAGACCGCGATGTACTGCTCGGGCGTGAGGTCCACCAGCGTCGTGGTGTCGAAGACCGCCCACACGTTCTCGAACATCATCGCGGCGGCATGGCCGGCAGCGGAGGCGAGCCACTCGAACGGCGCGGCCACCATGACGCCGGCGACGTCACCGCCAAGATTGCAGACCTCGGCGATGACCGGCACGTCGCAGATACTCATCGCCGACCTCGCACTCTCACGAGATGCCCTGGCCGACGTCCCAGAAGAAGTTCACCAGCGTCACCGCGGCGCCACACAGCACCGCGGCGCCGCAGGCGACCAGCACGCCGGACTTCCCCCGCCCCGCCAGGTGCGGGTTCGACGAGTTCGCGCCGAACCCCCACACCACCGTCGCGATGATCAACGCCAGCACGGACAGGACGAGACCGAACGTCATCCCCGCACCCACGACGTCGCGCAGCGACACGATGCCCGGCAGGCCGTCGTCATTCGGCGCAATATCGATCGCCCGGTTAGAGGTCTGGAAAGGTGGGGCGTACCGGGGCCCGGTCAGTTGAACCTGCATACCCCGCAGGTATGCCAGTAGGACCCTGGCTCACCAGTTGCACTCGTTCGGCGTGCGGTGACAGCGACGACGGACGCGCGAGGCGTGGCTACCGACCGGTGCGGCGGATCCGGCTCGCTCGTATCCACCTCTACGCAATCGAGACCTGAGCAGGAGGCCCTCTGCGAAGAGGGCGACCCGCCAACCTGTGATCAGTTGGAATCCGACAAACGTATGTGCGGGGGAGCAGT
It encodes:
- a CDS encoding DUF6112 family protein encodes the protein MQVQLTGPRYAPPFQTSNRAIDIAPNDDGLPGIVSLRDVVGAGMTFGLVLSVLALIIATVVWGFGANSSNPHLAGRGKSGVLVACGAAVLCGAAVTLVNFFWDVGQGIS